Proteins from one Candidatus Zixiibacteriota bacterium genomic window:
- a CDS encoding TIGR00730 family Rossman fold protein — protein sequence METGGANAILSEVESRIRVWLQDKPAGGNETLIAEMLQTVLKLAGDNASRGDLKILNRALKELRYAFKVFAPYRSVRKVSMFGSTRVTEEDPLYRLARALGRRLADEGFMVITGAGPGIMQAGHEGAGREKSFGVNIRLPLAQKANRVIQDDAKLVTFRFFFTRKLMFVKEADAFVFFPGGYGTLDELIEVLTLAQTGKSQLVPILLMDLPDKAYWTRWESFVRDAMLSRGYVHENELSFFEIVTDPVEAVETIKRYYSNYHSYRFVRQDLVIRLQREPSDRLIETLNREFTGILNDGGVRRTGPLPEEADEPSTLQLHRLLVHFNRRDFATLRKMIDVINRDGGQGRDNGAAQDRHPEHR from the coding sequence ATGGAAACAGGCGGAGCCAACGCGATCTTATCCGAAGTGGAAAGCCGGATCCGGGTCTGGCTGCAGGACAAGCCGGCCGGCGGCAACGAGACGCTGATCGCCGAGATGCTGCAGACGGTGCTGAAGCTGGCCGGCGACAACGCCAGCCGCGGGGACCTGAAGATCCTGAACCGGGCGCTCAAGGAGCTGCGGTACGCTTTCAAGGTGTTTGCGCCGTACCGCTCGGTCCGCAAGGTCAGCATGTTCGGCTCCACGCGGGTCACCGAGGAGGACCCCCTTTACCGGCTTGCCAGGGCGCTCGGCCGCCGATTGGCCGACGAAGGTTTCATGGTCATTACGGGTGCGGGTCCGGGCATCATGCAGGCCGGACACGAGGGAGCAGGACGGGAGAAAAGCTTCGGCGTCAACATCCGGTTGCCGCTCGCGCAAAAGGCGAATCGCGTCATCCAGGACGACGCCAAGCTGGTGACGTTTCGTTTTTTCTTCACGCGCAAGCTGATGTTCGTCAAGGAGGCCGACGCCTTCGTCTTTTTCCCCGGCGGCTACGGCACCCTCGACGAGCTGATCGAGGTCCTGACCCTGGCGCAGACCGGGAAGAGCCAGCTGGTTCCGATCCTGCTCATGGACCTGCCCGACAAGGCCTATTGGACGCGGTGGGAAAGCTTCGTCCGGGACGCGATGCTCAGCCGCGGTTACGTCCACGAGAACGAGTTGAGCTTTTTCGAGATCGTTACCGACCCGGTGGAGGCCGTGGAGACCATCAAGCGATATTACAGCAATTACCATTCATACCGCTTCGTGAGGCAGGATCTGGTGATCCGGCTCCAGCGGGAGCCGTCGGATCGGCTCATCGAGACCTTGAACCGCGAGTTCACGGGGATCCTGAACGACGGCGGGGTGCGACGGACCGGGCCTCTGCCCGAGGAGGCCGACGAGCCCTCGACGCTTCAGTTGCACCGGCTGCTGGTGCATTTCAACCGGCGCGACTTTGCGACCTTGCGCAAGATGATCGACGTCATCAACCGCGACGGCGGACAGGGGAGGGACAATGGCGCTGCGCAGGATCGGCATCCTGAGCATCGGTGA
- a CDS encoding NAD(P)-binding domain-containing protein, translating to MALRRIGILSIGEMGYHWARLLRAHGVEVLTYDRDRGEVTRRRGENAGVRSQPSMAALVREADLIVSIVVPSAAKSVAAAVARAAAEAGRRDVLFLDANAISPMTASEIAAIAAGAGVEFVDGCIIGSAAKMGRGTAVYVSGPGAARVRELETFSIPVKVLGDGVNQASAFKIVYAGLTKGLQGLFVELLMGARRFGLLDEIMARYEESFPGLLDKIASSIIGLRIHAGRRAEEMDELKRAFNHQGLEAFMAPAAQKVLESIAALELGETSARGEREGNLLDTLETFYQKGLLQSGPAPR from the coding sequence ATGGCGCTGCGCAGGATCGGCATCCTGAGCATCGGTGAGATGGGCTACCATTGGGCACGCCTCCTGCGCGCCCATGGCGTCGAAGTCCTCACGTACGATCGGGACCGCGGCGAAGTGACGCGCCGCAGGGGCGAGAACGCGGGCGTACGCTCGCAGCCGTCGATGGCCGCCCTGGTTCGAGAAGCGGACCTGATCGTGTCGATCGTGGTGCCGTCCGCCGCAAAGAGCGTCGCCGCCGCCGTGGCGCGAGCGGCGGCGGAGGCGGGGCGCCGTGACGTGCTGTTTCTCGACGCCAACGCGATCTCGCCGATGACCGCATCCGAGATCGCCGCCATTGCGGCCGGCGCCGGAGTCGAGTTCGTGGACGGCTGCATCATCGGCTCGGCGGCCAAAATGGGGCGGGGCACGGCGGTTTACGTCTCGGGCCCCGGGGCGGCACGGGTGCGAGAGCTGGAGACCTTCTCGATTCCGGTGAAGGTTCTCGGGGACGGCGTCAATCAGGCGTCGGCGTTCAAGATCGTGTACGCGGGGCTGACCAAGGGACTGCAGGGGCTGTTCGTGGAGCTGCTCATGGGCGCGCGCCGCTTCGGTCTGCTCGACGAGATCATGGCCCGGTACGAGGAAAGCTTTCCCGGCCTGCTCGACAAGATCGCGTCGAGCATCATCGGATTGCGAATTCACGCGGGCCGGCGGGCCGAAGAGATGGATGAGCTCAAACGCGCTTTCAACCATCAGGGGCTGGAGGCCTTCATGGCGCCGGCCGCGCAGAAGGTGCTGGAATCGATCGCGGCCCTGGAGCTGGGAGAAACGTCAGCCCGCGGCGAGCGGGAGGGAAACCTGCTCGATACCCTCGAGACGTTCTACCAGAAGGGTCTGCTCCAATCCGGACCGGCCCCGCGCTGA
- a CDS encoding thiamine pyrophosphate-dependent enzyme has translation MARAQSRVEKKQPEFGSDVVVDLMKAFDIEYAAFNPGATFRGIHDSIVNYGGNHRPEVIFCNHEEISVALAHGYAKAKGRPMVAIVHNMVGLQHASMAIFNAWIDRVPIIILGGTGPMNTKHRRPRIDWIHTALVQGNQVRDYVKWDDQPYCLADVPDSFIRGYRIATTEPTAPVYINYDADIQEDRVTGAVEIPDVSRYSPPAPMQANPEALRKTARLLVEAQCPIIIADYLGRNPAAVPALIELAELLGAPVVDKGNRYNFPSTHPLDATDGARELLQRADFVLALDVFDLFGSLTTVSKQTRACESILNPAAKIAHISMNDMLVRSWAADYQALQAVDIPMSGDTSVAVPELIRLCRELIGSDGQKKAAIEARARELGEKHRSRRAKWLADARGKSGQKEISTAWLALELGETIKKEDWVLVNGTSNGWARRLWDFNKPNQFLGGSGGAGVGYGMSAAIGAALALKDTGKLAVDIQSDGDLLMTSSSLWTAAKHRIPLLIVMHNNQSYYNSEEHGIEVAKFRGRPVENAGIGTHVDDPAVDFARMAQSFGVAAEGPVRRPEELRPALERGLKYVKEKKLPYLVDVIAEPR, from the coding sequence GTGGCCAGAGCACAGAGCAGGGTGGAAAAAAAGCAGCCGGAGTTCGGCTCGGACGTGGTGGTCGATCTCATGAAAGCCTTCGATATCGAGTACGCCGCGTTCAATCCCGGGGCGACGTTTCGCGGAATTCACGACTCGATCGTGAACTACGGCGGAAACCACCGGCCGGAAGTGATCTTCTGCAATCATGAGGAGATCTCGGTCGCCCTCGCGCACGGCTACGCCAAGGCGAAGGGGCGGCCGATGGTCGCGATCGTCCACAACATGGTGGGGCTGCAGCACGCCAGCATGGCGATTTTCAACGCCTGGATCGATCGTGTGCCGATCATCATCCTCGGGGGCACCGGCCCGATGAACACCAAACACCGTCGGCCGCGCATCGACTGGATTCACACCGCGCTCGTGCAGGGCAATCAGGTGCGCGACTACGTCAAGTGGGACGATCAGCCGTACTGCCTCGCCGACGTGCCGGATTCGTTCATCCGCGGTTACCGGATTGCGACGACCGAACCGACGGCGCCGGTTTACATCAACTACGACGCGGACATCCAGGAGGACCGGGTGACGGGAGCGGTCGAGATTCCCGACGTCTCCCGGTATTCGCCACCGGCTCCGATGCAGGCCAATCCGGAGGCGCTGCGGAAAACCGCCCGGCTGCTGGTCGAGGCGCAATGCCCGATCATCATCGCGGACTACCTGGGCCGCAATCCGGCGGCGGTGCCCGCGCTGATCGAGCTGGCCGAGCTGCTCGGAGCCCCGGTGGTCGACAAGGGAAACCGCTACAACTTTCCCAGCACGCACCCGCTCGATGCCACCGACGGGGCCCGGGAGCTGTTGCAAAGGGCGGACTTCGTGCTGGCCCTGGACGTCTTCGACCTGTTCGGCTCGCTCACCACGGTGAGCAAGCAAACCCGAGCCTGCGAGTCGATACTCAATCCGGCGGCCAAGATCGCCCATATCTCGATGAACGATATGCTGGTGCGCAGCTGGGCAGCCGATTACCAGGCGCTGCAGGCCGTCGACATCCCGATGTCGGGCGACACCTCCGTCGCCGTGCCCGAGCTGATCCGCCTCTGCCGTGAGCTGATCGGCAGCGACGGCCAGAAAAAAGCGGCGATCGAGGCTCGGGCCAGGGAGCTCGGAGAAAAGCATCGCAGCCGGCGCGCGAAGTGGCTCGCCGACGCCCGGGGCAAGTCCGGCCAGAAGGAAATCTCCACGGCCTGGCTCGCGCTCGAGCTGGGCGAGACGATCAAGAAGGAGGATTGGGTGCTGGTCAACGGCACGTCCAACGGCTGGGCGCGGCGCCTTTGGGATTTCAACAAACCGAACCAGTTTCTCGGCGGCAGCGGAGGAGCCGGGGTCGGCTACGGCATGAGCGCGGCGATCGGGGCGGCGCTGGCTTTGAAGGATACGGGGAAGCTGGCAGTGGACATCCAGTCGGACGGCGACCTGCTCATGACATCGAGCTCGCTGTGGACGGCCGCGAAACATCGCATCCCGCTGCTGATCGTCATGCACAACAACCAGTCGTACTACAACTCGGAGGAGCACGGGATCGAGGTGGCCAAGTTCCGCGGGCGGCCGGTGGAAAACGCCGGCATCGGAACCCACGTGGACGATCCCGCGGTCGATTTCGCCAGGATGGCGCAGTCGTTCGGGGTTGCGGCCGAAGGACCGGTCCGCCGCCCGGAGGAGCTCAGGCCCGCACTGGAGCGCGGCCTGAAGTACGTCAAGGAGAAAAAGCTCCCTTACCTGGTCGACGTGATCGCGGAGCCGAGATAG
- a CDS encoding radical SAM protein, with protein MSHRLTSTAEARIEIDPRIRRLRVVLIKPSKYDDDGYVIRFWKGVLPSNTLNVLHGLTEDIKQRRVFGDLPIEVVTYDETAEKVPLKKIIRWSRRPGTKLLVCLVGVQTNQFPRAVDIARPLRAAGITVVIGGFHTSGTINMLGEQEPEIQELVRESICVVSGEVEGRWETILSDFLGGRLKPIYSFAQDLQNLVDIGSAPLPKASPKTMRHFAYPSFGTADTSRGCPFSCSFCTIINVQGRKMRERSPQSIAEMLRKNYLEHGVSFYFFTDDNFARKKLWRETFEEIIKLREEGIKITFMIQVDLAKKPKDFVQLAAKAGCTQVFIGMESVNPENLKAEGKKQNNVEEYRDIIKEWHDAGVVVHTGYIIGLPWDSKEQVRRDIRFLMEEIGPDQASFFMLTPLPGSHDHREMKRRGEWMDPDFNKRDSFHATIRHPRMTTEEWTEAYEDAWKMFYSKENMIRILSRWTHHPRAYWNLMSIFFWYKNAALIERQHPMIAGFFRLKDRKARRPGYAIDSLPVHAWKRTKEIVRLFLSWAKFLKEMEEVWLQTRKKTETEERLLEQVQKLQTEVWQALRIGELQATYASARDTLSERARAILDPLDELASRILKSRHDLNRVLRQWEQLRDRIHELRAIEGEAARRWLDEMCNMLAGVRFRNRIPEWQAAYARMRGLLPAISRFQFVKFDALNNRVIYSRQELQRIWSQTIANIKQMRWWEIRPLRLTSAMIKDFCLTTFFAFNFRDFSQR; from the coding sequence ATGTCGCATCGACTTACAAGCACCGCGGAGGCGAGGATCGAGATCGACCCGCGGATCAGGCGATTGCGCGTCGTTCTCATCAAGCCTTCGAAATACGACGACGACGGCTACGTCATTCGATTCTGGAAAGGCGTGCTGCCGAGCAACACGCTGAACGTCCTCCACGGCCTCACCGAGGACATCAAGCAGCGCCGCGTCTTCGGTGACCTTCCGATCGAGGTCGTCACGTACGACGAAACGGCCGAAAAAGTCCCGCTCAAGAAAATCATACGCTGGAGCCGCCGGCCCGGCACCAAACTGCTGGTCTGCCTGGTCGGCGTGCAGACCAACCAGTTTCCGCGCGCCGTGGACATCGCGCGCCCGCTGCGCGCCGCCGGCATCACCGTCGTCATCGGCGGCTTTCACACCAGCGGAACGATCAACATGCTGGGCGAGCAGGAACCGGAGATCCAGGAGCTGGTTCGCGAGTCGATCTGCGTCGTTTCGGGAGAGGTCGAGGGCCGGTGGGAGACGATCCTGTCCGACTTTCTCGGCGGACGGCTGAAGCCGATTTACAGCTTCGCTCAGGATTTGCAGAACCTCGTCGACATCGGTTCGGCGCCCCTGCCCAAGGCGAGCCCGAAAACGATGCGCCACTTCGCCTACCCCTCGTTCGGAACGGCCGACACTTCGCGGGGATGTCCTTTCTCCTGCAGCTTCTGCACGATCATCAACGTTCAGGGTCGCAAGATGAGGGAGCGCAGCCCGCAAAGCATCGCGGAGATGCTGCGTAAGAACTACCTCGAACACGGGGTTTCGTTCTACTTTTTCACCGACGACAACTTCGCGCGCAAGAAGCTGTGGCGGGAAACTTTCGAGGAGATCATCAAGCTGCGCGAGGAAGGGATCAAGATAACCTTCATGATCCAGGTCGACCTCGCGAAAAAGCCGAAAGACTTCGTTCAGCTTGCGGCCAAGGCGGGGTGCACGCAAGTGTTCATCGGGATGGAAAGCGTCAATCCCGAGAATCTCAAAGCCGAAGGCAAGAAGCAAAACAACGTCGAGGAGTACCGCGACATCATCAAGGAATGGCACGACGCGGGCGTCGTGGTCCATACCGGATATATCATCGGTCTTCCGTGGGACTCCAAGGAACAGGTGCGCCGGGACATCCGCTTTCTGATGGAAGAGATCGGGCCCGATCAGGCCTCGTTCTTCATGCTGACGCCGCTGCCGGGCTCCCACGATCACCGCGAGATGAAAAGACGCGGCGAGTGGATGGACCCGGACTTCAACAAGCGCGACTCGTTCCACGCCACCATCCGCCATCCGCGCATGACCACCGAGGAATGGACCGAGGCGTACGAAGACGCGTGGAAGATGTTCTACAGCAAGGAGAACATGATCAGAATCCTCTCCCGCTGGACGCATCACCCGCGGGCTTACTGGAACCTGATGTCGATCTTCTTCTGGTACAAGAACGCCGCCCTGATCGAGCGGCAACACCCGATGATCGCGGGTTTCTTCCGCTTGAAGGACCGCAAGGCGCGCCGTCCCGGCTATGCCATCGATTCCCTGCCGGTGCACGCCTGGAAACGGACCAAGGAGATCGTGCGGTTGTTCCTGTCGTGGGCGAAGTTCCTCAAGGAAATGGAGGAGGTCTGGCTGCAGACCCGCAAGAAAACCGAAACCGAGGAACGGCTGCTCGAGCAGGTTCAGAAGCTCCAAACCGAGGTCTGGCAGGCGCTGCGCATCGGCGAGCTGCAGGCCACCTACGCCAGCGCGAGGGACACGCTCTCGGAGCGCGCCAGGGCCATCCTCGATCCGCTCGACGAGCTCGCCAGCCGGATCCTCAAGAGCCGCCACGACCTCAACCGCGTGCTGCGCCAGTGGGAGCAGCTGCGCGACCGGATTCACGAACTGCGCGCGATCGAAGGCGAGGCGGCGCGCCGCTGGCTCGACGAGATGTGCAACATGCTCGCCGGCGTTCGCTTCCGAAACCGCATTCCCGAATGGCAGGCCGCTTACGCCAGGATGCGCGGGCTCCTGCCGGCGATCTCCAGGTTCCAGTTCGTCAAATTCGACGCCCTCAACAACCGGGTCATCTACTCCCGGCAGGAGCTCCAGCGGATCTGGTCGCAAACCATCGCCAACATCAAGCAAATGCGCTGGTGGGAGATCCGCCCCTTGCGGCTGACCTCGGCGATGATCAAGGACTTCTGCCTCACCACCTTTTTCGCCTTCAATTTCCGGGACTTCTCCCAGCGCTAG
- the ftsE gene encoding cell division ATP-binding protein FtsE has product MIQLFRVSKAYPPNVTALKNIDLQIGRGEFVFLTGPSGAGKTTLLRLLFREEQPTEGRILVNGQNVTRLTGRGVARLRQKIGLVFQEFKLLPRLTALENVALAAEAIGKTRRESEARAYQLLCDLGLKEKCRAKPPALSGGEQQRVAIARALVNDPQLILADEPTGNVDAEAAGGIMRLFSRMRETGATVVVASHDLDLIKDYGSRVISLRGGSLVDDLRRVAGRSAD; this is encoded by the coding sequence ATGATCCAACTCTTTCGCGTCTCGAAGGCTTACCCTCCGAACGTCACCGCGCTCAAGAACATCGATCTCCAGATTGGACGCGGGGAGTTCGTCTTCCTGACCGGGCCCAGCGGGGCGGGAAAAACGACGCTGCTCAGGCTGCTGTTTCGCGAGGAGCAACCGACGGAAGGGCGGATCCTGGTGAACGGCCAGAACGTCACCCGGCTGACCGGGCGCGGGGTGGCCCGACTGCGGCAGAAGATCGGGCTGGTGTTCCAGGAATTCAAGCTCTTGCCGCGTCTGACGGCCCTGGAGAACGTGGCGCTGGCCGCGGAAGCGATAGGGAAGACGAGGCGGGAAAGCGAGGCACGGGCGTACCAGTTGCTGTGTGACCTCGGACTCAAGGAAAAGTGCCGTGCGAAACCGCCCGCGCTGTCGGGCGGCGAGCAGCAGCGGGTCGCGATCGCGCGCGCCCTGGTCAACGATCCCCAACTGATCCTCGCGGACGAGCCCACGGGAAACGTCGACGCGGAAGCGGCGGGCGGCATCATGAGGCTGTTTTCCAGGATGCGGGAAACAGGGGCGACCGTGGTCGTCGCCAGCCACGATCTGGACCTGATCAAGGACTACGGCAGCCGAGTCATCTCGCTGCGCGGCGGCTCGCTGGTCGACGATCTGCGGCGGGTCGCGGGGAGGAGCGCGGATTGA
- a CDS encoding ABC transporter permease, with protein sequence MTRAYVAFVARRVRHSLRELLWTHVLTSGTVAMTLFLFGVFMLLQANLQALLRGWSEEIELHAYLADGAGPAELQSVAQRVRAFPEVEQVHSISREQAWKDFQSALGTQSGLLEGLPRDVLPASLRVTLRPRYRDGPAVEEIAERLRREKGIAAVEYPQEWVERLSLVVLGVRWAKWVLGGVLFVAAFFIVGSMTRLAILARRDEVEIMELVGAPREVIQAPFFVEGVIQGAAGSAVAVFFLWLLHRLLSEHLSSVTVLLGAPGRLQFLDGSGVALILTLGCLLGGCGSLFSLRRYLGR encoded by the coding sequence TTGACGCGCGCCTATGTCGCGTTTGTCGCCCGGCGCGTGCGCCACAGCCTGCGGGAACTGCTGTGGACCCACGTGCTTACGTCCGGGACCGTCGCGATGACCCTCTTTCTCTTCGGCGTGTTCATGTTGCTGCAGGCCAACCTCCAGGCGCTGCTCCGGGGCTGGAGCGAGGAAATCGAGCTGCACGCGTATCTGGCGGACGGCGCGGGTCCGGCGGAGCTCCAGAGCGTGGCGCAGCGGGTGCGGGCCTTTCCCGAGGTAGAGCAGGTCCACTCCATCTCGCGGGAGCAGGCGTGGAAGGACTTTCAGAGCGCGCTGGGCACGCAGTCGGGGCTCCTGGAAGGGCTGCCACGCGACGTGCTTCCGGCCTCGCTACGCGTCACGTTGCGCCCGCGCTACCGCGACGGTCCCGCCGTGGAGGAGATCGCCGAGCGGTTGCGGCGGGAAAAGGGAATTGCCGCCGTCGAATACCCGCAGGAGTGGGTCGAGCGTCTGAGCCTGGTCGTCCTGGGCGTTCGCTGGGCGAAGTGGGTTCTGGGGGGGGTCCTCTTCGTCGCCGCGTTTTTCATCGTCGGCAGCATGACGCGCCTGGCGATCCTCGCGCGCCGCGACGAGGTTGAAATCATGGAGCTGGTAGGAGCCCCCCGGGAGGTCATTCAGGCGCCGTTTTTCGTGGAGGGCGTGATCCAGGGGGCAGCGGGCTCAGCGGTGGCCGTCTTCTTCCTGTGGCTCCTGCACCGCCTGCTGAGCGAGCATCTGAGCTCGGTGACTGTGCTGCTCGGCGCGCCGGGTCGCTTGCAGTTTCTCGACGGCTCGGGCGTGGCGCTGATCCTGACGCTGGGATGTCTTCTCGGCGGTTGCGGCAGCCTCTTCTCGCTCAGGAGGTATCTCGGCCGATGA
- a CDS encoding peptidoglycan DD-metalloendopeptidase family protein, which yields MRRVAAIAVGFAVAAAAASLHAAGADRDLDKIRKKIEAEKRGLSRVQKQEGSVLQALGEIQSALQKRNAEVRRASARLEELAAGLRAKQAEGERLRASLERQRALLAKRAAALYRWQRSGSPLVILNGAASLAVVQRRKHYLQAALAFDQELINDLKQGAARQEQVTRELAQKQQEIEEQHRALAAAREELAQEAEKKKRLLASLRREKETRQRALKELEQAALRLQKMMEEFARRSAARPREGPAGTGLERLRGRLDWPVKGQLVGGFGRTRHKEFGEEIFRKGIDIEAPVGEGIKAVEQGRVVFADRFSGYGNMLIVDHGERYYSIYAHLSEFLKKTGDLVKRGEVIGRVGDSDSLSGARLYFELRKDGKPVDPLAYLKGQ from the coding sequence ATGAGAAGGGTTGCGGCGATCGCGGTCGGGTTCGCTGTAGCCGCGGCCGCGGCATCGCTCCATGCGGCCGGCGCTGATCGGGACCTCGACAAGATCCGGAAAAAGATCGAAGCCGAAAAACGGGGTCTTTCCCGGGTGCAAAAACAGGAGGGCTCGGTCCTGCAGGCGTTAGGGGAGATTCAGTCGGCTTTGCAAAAGAGGAACGCCGAAGTCCGCCGGGCGAGCGCACGGCTGGAGGAGCTTGCAGCCGGTTTGCGGGCGAAACAGGCCGAAGGGGAGCGGCTGCGGGCCTCGCTCGAGCGCCAGCGCGCGCTGCTGGCGAAGCGTGCCGCGGCCCTGTATCGCTGGCAGCGAAGCGGGAGCCCTCTGGTCATCTTGAACGGTGCGGCATCGCTCGCGGTCGTGCAGCGGCGCAAGCACTATCTGCAGGCGGCGCTGGCGTTCGATCAGGAGCTGATCAACGATCTCAAACAGGGGGCGGCTCGCCAGGAGCAGGTGACCCGGGAGCTGGCGCAGAAGCAACAAGAGATCGAGGAGCAGCATCGGGCGCTGGCGGCGGCGCGAGAGGAGCTGGCGCAGGAGGCGGAAAAGAAGAAACGGCTCCTCGCCAGCCTGCGCCGGGAAAAGGAAACCAGGCAGCGGGCGCTTAAGGAGCTCGAACAGGCGGCGCTACGACTGCAGAAAATGATGGAGGAGTTCGCGCGCCGATCGGCGGCGCGGCCGCGGGAGGGCCCGGCGGGAACCGGTCTCGAGCGCCTGCGCGGCAGGCTCGATTGGCCCGTCAAGGGCCAGCTCGTCGGCGGTTTCGGGAGAACCCGGCACAAGGAGTTCGGGGAGGAAATTTTCCGCAAGGGCATCGACATCGAGGCGCCGGTCGGAGAAGGAATCAAGGCCGTCGAGCAAGGACGGGTGGTCTTCGCCGACCGCTTCTCCGGTTACGGCAACATGTTGATCGTGGATCATGGGGAGCGCTACTACAGTATTTACGCTCATCTTTCGGAATTTCTTAAGAAAACCGGAGATCTGGTCAAACGGGGAGAAGTGATCGGCCGGGTTGGGGACAGCGATTCCCTGTCCGGGGCGCGCCTGTACTTCGAGCTGCGCAAGGACGGCAAGCCGGTCGATCCTCTGGCCTATCTCAAGGGGCAATAG
- a CDS encoding S41 family peptidase: protein MRMLKKHSAPVLILLAGVALGFLVAAQWVPSVSAVPRQDYESLEAFANILSIVKKNYVEEVDTQNLVNGAITGMLSSLDPHSAYLTPDLYKELQMDTQGRFGGLGIEITIKNGVLTVVSPIEDTPAFKAGIKPGDMIFKIEDEFTKDMTLVDAVKRMRGPKGTKINISIKREGIPELITLTLVRDTIRVQSVRSRVLEEGYGYIRLAQFQERSDRDMQKALEKLTAEKGGLKGLVLDLRNNPGGLLTQAVRVSDLFLDSGLIVYTEGRVESQRHKYFAQKEGTWLGFPMVVLVNSGSASASEIVAGALQDHKRAVVLGTKTFGKGSVQTILPLDDNSALRLTTARYFTPKGRSIQASGIVPDIVLDNNPPDGKAEERKRQSIREENLPGHLANPQEGPSGAPAEPGDKDKLLPPASGPTGDETIDNDLQLKRALDLLKSWDSFKQVVQKKAA, encoded by the coding sequence ATGCGGATGCTGAAAAAACACAGCGCGCCGGTCCTGATCCTGCTCGCGGGCGTGGCTCTCGGGTTCCTCGTCGCCGCCCAATGGGTCCCGAGCGTTTCCGCGGTTCCGCGGCAGGACTATGAGAGTCTGGAGGCCTTTGCGAACATCCTGTCGATCGTGAAGAAGAACTACGTCGAGGAGGTCGACACGCAAAACCTGGTGAACGGGGCGATCACCGGGATGCTGAGCTCTCTGGATCCGCACAGCGCCTACCTGACCCCGGATCTTTACAAGGAACTGCAGATGGATACCCAAGGGCGCTTCGGCGGCCTGGGGATCGAGATCACCATCAAGAACGGCGTGCTGACGGTGGTATCGCCGATCGAGGACACGCCCGCTTTCAAGGCCGGGATCAAGCCGGGCGACATGATCTTCAAGATCGAGGACGAGTTCACCAAGGACATGACGCTCGTGGACGCGGTGAAGCGGATGCGGGGGCCGAAGGGCACCAAGATCAACATCTCCATCAAGCGCGAGGGTATCCCGGAGCTGATCACGTTGACGCTGGTGCGCGACACGATCCGCGTGCAGAGCGTGCGCAGTCGCGTGCTCGAGGAAGGCTACGGATACATCCGGCTCGCCCAGTTCCAGGAGCGCAGCGACCGCGACATGCAAAAGGCGCTCGAGAAGCTCACGGCGGAAAAGGGCGGTCTGAAGGGGCTGGTGCTCGACCTGCGCAACAACCCCGGAGGGCTGCTCACCCAGGCGGTCCGCGTTTCCGATCTGTTCCTCGACTCGGGCCTGATCGTCTACACGGAAGGACGGGTGGAATCGCAGAGACACAAGTACTTCGCCCAGAAGGAGGGCACCTGGCTTGGTTTCCCGATGGTCGTGCTGGTGAACAGCGGCAGCGCGAGCGCTTCGGAGATCGTTGCCGGCGCTCTCCAGGATCACAAGCGGGCCGTGGTGCTGGGGACCAAGACTTTCGGCAAGGGATCGGTGCAGACCATTCTTCCGCTGGACGACAATTCGGCGCTGCGGCTGACGACCGCGCGGTACTTTACGCCCAAGGGCCGGTCGATCCAGGCTTCGGGAATCGTTCCCGACATCGTGCTCGACAACAATCCGCCCGATGGCAAGGCCGAGGAGCGCAAGCGGCAGAGCATCCGGGAGGAAAACCTTCCCGGACATCTCGCCAACCCGCAGGAGGGCCCGTCGGGCGCGCCGGCGGAGCCGGGCGACAAGGACAAGCTCCTGCCGCCCGCCTCGGGTCCGACCGGAGACGAAACGATCGACAACGACCTGCAGCTCAAGCGGGCGCTCGACCTGTTGAAGAGCTGGGATTCCTTCAAGCAGGTCGTGCAGAAAAAGGCGGCGTGA